In one window of Pseudoliparis swirei isolate HS2019 ecotype Mariana Trench chromosome 15, NWPU_hadal_v1, whole genome shotgun sequence DNA:
- the aebp1a gene encoding LOW QUALITY PROTEIN: adipocyte enhancer-binding protein 1 (The sequence of the model RefSeq protein was modified relative to this genomic sequence to represent the inferred CDS: inserted 5 bases in 3 codons; deleted 2 bases in 1 codon) — MRLLVVWAAAVALSCALVAAGDAAEENRVSGGRIHAGEPRGPAGRRAEEEEEEDDGVVRMSDEPVEVAEEEEEKKKPKKKKTPEEIEAAKAKKAAEKEAKAKKQKGPKPTRRPKAPKPTRKPKAPKPTKKPKGPKATRKPQATTVATMAPLPATAPPPLDEEEERLLVELAWASPIRPETGPGLEEPVETGPGLEEPVETGPGLEEPVEPDLDLMRGRYNKAVTTEAIDYIPEETTSVPFVVPWYEEYATRRLGHQEARGGGGDGSEGKGRKSRLRKSWEEEEEERLKQIIVPVELKNCPPLGLESHRXEDDQLLASSQSHHGFMAXEGPLNMQGSANDDDGGAWCAESEERNHWFEVDARERXGVHGVITQGRNSVNLEDFVSSYFVAFSNDSQDWTTLHDGYAEWLFYGNVDKDTPVLGQFSAPVVARYIRILPQSWNGSLCLRAEVLACQLPSSYRSENEVTPLDDLDFRHHNYKEMRQMMKLINEECPNITRIYNVGKSSQGLKMYAMEISDNPGDHETGEPEFRYTAGLHGNEALGRELLLLLMQFLCKEYKDDNPRVRRLVDRVRIHLVPSLNPDAYELAYETGSEMGNWALGHWTEEGYDIFQNFPDLNSILWGAEDRGWVPRIVPNHHIPLAENFLNGSIGTETKSIISWMERTPFVLGANLQGGERLVAYPFDMQRPAISSTDSRRWRGSGDMSEEAWARLQRQNEGSQRETEDDAMFRWLAMVYAHSHLTMTETYRGSCHGDDVTAGQGITNRAGWDPVVGSMNDFSYLHTNCFELSVFLGCDKFPHESELPLEWENNRESLLSFIEQVHRGIKGVVRDVEGTPLANATISVEGIRHDVKTAAGGDYWRLLNPGEFRVTAKADGYTPQTRLCMVGYDSGATGCSFTLARSNWDRIKQIMALHGQRPIRLVPKASAPKTTAASGTPATTVDSHAAAQRAERLRRLRIVRLRRLRQQKLRAGLSTTPTTTTTTTAAAATTAPTEIPETERTTSWYDSWFPVDGWVTENPFDSVDFDLVPTQDDAFEYTID; from the exons ATGAGGTTGCTGGTGGTCTGGGCGGCGGCCGTCGCCCTGAGCTGCGCCCTGGTCGCCGCTGGAGACGCCGCCGAGGAGAACCGAGTCTCCGGAGGTCGGATCCACGCCGGAGAACCCCGAGGGCCGGCGGGGAGAcgggccgaggaggaggaggaggaggatgacggcGTAGTCCGAATGTCGGACGAGCCCGTTGaagtggcggaggaggaggaggagaagaagaaaccaaagaagaagaagacacctGAGGAAATTGAGGCAG ccaaagcaaagaaAGCGGCGGAGAAGGAAGCGAAAGCGAAGAAGCAGAAAGGCCCCAAACCCACCAGGAGGCCCAAAGCCCCGAAGCCCACCAGGAAGCCCAAAGCCCCGAAGCCCACCAAGAAGCCCAAAGGGCCCAAAGCCACCAGGAAGCCACAGGCGACCACCGTGGCGACGATGGCGCCGCTGCCCGccaccgctcctcctcctctggacgaggaagaggagcggctgCTGGTCGAACTGGCCTGGGCCTCGC CCATTCGACCCGAGACCGGACCTGGACTGGAGGAGCCCGTCGAGACCGGACCTGGACTGGAGGAGCCCGTCGAGACCGGACCTGGACTGGAGGAGCCCGTCGAGCCGGACCTGG ATCTGATGCGTGGTCGATATAACAAAGCTGTGACCACCGAGGCCATCGACTACATCCCAG AAGAGACGACCTCCGTCCCCTTCGTCGTCCCGTGGTATGAAGAGTATGCGACACGCCGACT TGGCCACCAagaagcaagaggaggaggaggagacggctcGGAAGGAAAAGGCAGAAAAAG CCGGCTGAGGAAGagttgggaggaagaggaagaggagcgactGAAGCAGATCATCGTCCCTGTTGAACTCAAGA ACTGTCCTCCTCTGGGCCTGGAGTCCCACC TGGAGGACGACCAGCTGCTGGCTTCCTCCCAGTCTCACCACGGGTTCATGGC CGAGGGGCCGCTCAACATGCAG GGCTCCGCTAACGACGATGACGGCGGCGCCTGGTGCGCCGAG TCGGAGGAGCGTAACCACTGGTTCGAGGTGGACGCCCGCGAGAG TGGAGTTCACGGGGTCATCACGCAGGGACGGAACTCAGTGAACCT AGAGGATTTCGTGTCCTCGTACTTCGTGGCCTTCAGCAACGACAGCCAAGACTGGACGACCCTCCACGACGGCTACGCCGAATGG ctgttCTACGGGAACGTGGACAAGGACACGCCGGTGTTGGGCCAGTTCTCGGCGCCCGTGGTGGCGCGGTACATCCGCATCCTGCCGCAGAGCTGGAACGGCAGCCTGTGCCTCCGGGCCGAGGTCCTGGCCTGCCAGCTGCCCA GCAGCTACCGCAGCGAGAATGAAGTCACGCCGCTGGACGACCTGGACTTCCGGcaccacaactacaaagagatgagACAG ATGATGAAGCTGATAAACGAAGAGTGTCCCAACATCACCAGGATCTACAACGTCGGGAAGAGCTCCCAGGGCCTGAAGATGTACGCCATGGAGATCTCCGACAACCCCGGGGATCACGAGACGG GTGAGCCTGAATTCCGGTACACGGCCGGTCTCCACGGCAACGAGGCGCTGGGTcgagagctcctcctcctgctgatgcAGTTTCTGTGCAAGGAGTACAAAGACGACAACCCCAGAGTGCGCCGCCTGGTGGACAGAGTGAGAATACACCTGGTCCCTTCGCTCAACCCCGACGCCTACGAGCTGGCCTACGAGACG GGCTCGGAGATGGGGAACTGGGCTCTGGGCCACTGGACCGAAGAAGGTTACGACATCTTCCAGAACTTCCCGGACCTCAACAGCATCCTGTGGGGGGCCGAGGACAGAGGCTGGGTCCCTCGCATCGTGCCCAACCATCACATCCCCCTCGCGGAAAACTTCCTCAATGGCTCC ATCGGCACGGAGACGAAGTCCATCATCTCCTGGATGGAGCGCACCCCCTTCGTGCTGGGAGCCAACTTGCAAGGAGGAGAAAGACTGGTGGCGTACCCCTTTGACATGCAGCGCCCGGCGATCTCC TCAACCGACAGTCGGCGCTGGAGAGGCTCCGGCGACATGAGCGAGGAGGCGTGGGCTCGCCTCCAGCGGCAGAACGAGGGGTCtcagagggagacggaggacgACGCCATGTTCCGGTGGTTGGCCATGGTGTACGCACACAGCCACCTGACCATGACGGAGACCTACCGCGGCTCGTGCCACGGGGACGACGTCACCGCGGGCCAGGGCATCACCAACAGGGCCGGCTGGGATCCGGTGGTGGGCA GTATGAACGACTTCAGCTACCTGCACACCAACTGCTTCGAGCTGTCCGTCTTCTTGGGATGCGACAAGTTCCCCCACGAGAGTGAACTTCCTCTCGAGTGGGAGAACAACCGCGAGTCTCTGCTGTCCTTCATCGAACAG GTCCATCGGGGGATAAAAGGTGTGGTGCGAGACGTGGAGGGAACGCCGCTGGCTAACGCCACCATATCCGTGGAGGGAATACGGCACGACGTCAAAACCG CCGCAGGCGGGGATTACTGGCGGCTGCTGAACCCCGGAGAGTTCCGGGTCACCGCCAAAGCCGACGGCTACACGCCTCAGACCCGCCTGTGCATGGTGGGCTACGACTCCGGCGCCACCGGCTGCAGCTTCACCTTGGCCCGGTCCAACTGGGACCGCATCAAGCAGATCATGGCGCTCCACGGCCAGAGGCCCATCCGGCTGGTCCCCAAAGCCAGCGCCCCGAAGACGACGGCGGCCAGCGGCACGCCGGCCACCACCGTGGACAGCCACGCCGCCGCTCAGCGGGCGGAGCGGCTCCGGAGGCTCCGGATCGTGCGTCTACGCCGGCTGCGTCAGCAGAAACTAAGAGCCGGTCTGAGCACCACTCcgaccaccacaaccacaacaacagcagcagcagcaacgacAGCCCCCACGGAAATACCCGAGACCGAGAGAACCACTTCCTGGTACGACTCGTGGTTCCCGGTGGACGGCTGGGTGACGGAGAACCCGTTCGACAGCGTGGACTTCGACTTGGTTCCCACGCAGGACGACGCCTTCGAGTACACGATTGACTGA